Proteins from one Faecalibacterium sp. I3-3-33 genomic window:
- a CDS encoding xanthine phosphoribosyltransferase has product MKMLEDRIRKDGIVREGNVLKVDSFINHQMDIPLFREMAREWKRLFAGKPINKVLTIEASGIGIAAVVASELNVPVVFAKKSMSINLDYDNYKTQIQSFTHKKIYNVIVSKKFLTPEDHVLIIDDFLANGCALMGLLELAEEAGATVEGIGIAVEKGFQQGGELIRSKGIQLESLAIVDAMDSTTGEITFRPQPNQN; this is encoded by the coding sequence ATGAAGATGCTGGAAGATCGTATCCGCAAGGACGGCATTGTGCGCGAGGGCAACGTACTCAAGGTGGACAGCTTTATCAACCACCAGATGGACATCCCGCTGTTCCGCGAGATGGCACGGGAGTGGAAGCGCCTGTTTGCGGGCAAGCCCATCAATAAGGTGCTCACCATCGAGGCCAGCGGCATCGGCATTGCGGCTGTGGTAGCCAGCGAGCTGAACGTGCCGGTGGTGTTTGCCAAAAAATCTATGAGCATCAATCTGGACTACGACAACTACAAGACCCAGATCCAGTCCTTCACCCACAAAAAGATCTACAACGTCATCGTCTCCAAAAAGTTCCTCACCCCGGAGGATCATGTGCTGATCATCGACGATTTTCTGGCCAACGGCTGCGCCCTGATGGGCCTGCTGGAACTGGCCGAGGAAGCTGGTGCTACCGTAGAGGGCATCGGCATTGCCGTGGAAAAGGGCTTCCAGCAGGGCGGCGAATTGATCCGCAGCAAGGGCATCCAGCTGGAAAGCCTTGCCATCGTGGACGCTATGGACAGCACCACCGGCGAGATCACCTTCCGTCCCCAGCCGAACCAGAACTAA
- a CDS encoding patatin-like phospholipase family protein has product MKTGLVLEGGAMRGMFTAGVLDVLMEHNIQLDGAVGVSAGAVFGCNYKSHQIGRTIRYNTEYCADKRYASFGNLLRTGNLYSEQFCYHIVPEKLDPFDTEAFRENPMDFFVVCTDVRTGEPIYRKCRTGDAEDIQWMQASASMPLAAKIVKIGHYQLLDGGVADSIPVRFFESIGYKRNLIILTQPKGFVKQKNKMLPLIRAKFVRYPAFVEAVADRHQRYNETLAYISMLEQSGRAFVIRPPIPLEIPSMERDAAQLRRVYETGRAVAQIQIDKIAAYVEKCKAAPEE; this is encoded by the coding sequence ATGAAAACAGGACTTGTGCTGGAAGGCGGCGCTATGCGCGGAATGTTCACCGCTGGCGTACTGGATGTGCTGATGGAGCATAACATCCAGCTGGACGGTGCCGTTGGCGTGTCGGCGGGGGCAGTGTTCGGCTGCAACTACAAGTCGCACCAGATCGGACGCACCATCCGCTACAACACGGAATACTGCGCCGACAAGCGCTACGCCAGCTTTGGCAACCTGCTGCGCACTGGCAACCTGTACAGCGAGCAGTTCTGCTACCATATCGTGCCGGAAAAGCTGGATCCCTTTGACACCGAGGCTTTCCGGGAGAACCCCATGGACTTTTTTGTGGTGTGCACCGATGTACGCACCGGCGAGCCCATCTACCGCAAGTGTCGCACCGGCGACGCCGAGGATATCCAGTGGATGCAGGCTTCGGCATCCATGCCGCTGGCGGCCAAGATCGTGAAGATTGGCCACTATCAGTTGCTGGACGGCGGTGTTGCGGATTCCATTCCTGTGCGCTTTTTTGAGTCCATCGGCTACAAGCGCAACCTGATCATCCTGACCCAGCCCAAAGGCTTTGTAAAGCAGAAAAACAAGATGCTGCCCCTTATCCGGGCGAAGTTTGTGCGCTACCCCGCCTTTGTGGAGGCCGTGGCAGACCGGCACCAGCGCTACAATGAAACGCTGGCCTATATTTCCATGCTGGAGCAGTCCGGCCGGGCATTCGTCATCCGCCCGCCCATCCCGCTGGAGATTCCCTCTATGGAGCGCGATGCCGCCCAGCTGCGCCGCGTATACGAGACCGGTCGTGCCGTGGCACAGATCCAGATCGACAAGATCGCAGCCTATGTGGAGAAGTGCAAGGCTGCACCGGAGGAATAA